In Bartonella machadoae, a single genomic region encodes these proteins:
- a CDS encoding HAD family hydrolase, translating to MPQIDLIIFDCDGVLVDSEYLAAKIGSQLLKQIGYEISPEELAERYAGLIFRDILKKVEQETGKPVSAHLITQMSNLFRAQITTDLRALDGIREAIKIVQTRYPYCICSNAKSDNVKEMLSAVNLYDLFDGKNKIFSAPEVGTKRTKPAPDVFLFATQQLRANPKNTIVIEDSVHGVHAATAAGMRVIGFTGGSHSYPGHSSALAEAGAETVIAKHDYLLEVLEAMAVWQELS from the coding sequence ATGCCTCAAATAGATCTCATTATTTTTGATTGTGATGGCGTTTTAGTCGACTCTGAATATCTCGCAGCAAAAATTGGATCTCAATTACTTAAACAAATAGGATATGAAATATCACCTGAAGAATTGGCAGAACGCTACGCAGGACTGATTTTTCGAGATATTCTTAAAAAAGTTGAACAAGAAACAGGAAAACCAGTCTCTGCTCATCTCATAACTCAAATGTCAAATCTCTTTCGAGCACAAATAACAACTGATTTACGTGCCCTTGATGGTATAAGAGAAGCTATAAAGATCGTTCAAACGCGTTATCCCTATTGTATTTGCTCTAATGCAAAAAGTGACAATGTAAAAGAGATGCTCTCTGCCGTTAATCTTTATGATCTTTTTGATGGTAAAAATAAAATATTTTCTGCACCTGAAGTTGGAACGAAAAGAACAAAACCAGCACCTGATGTTTTTCTTTTTGCAACACAACAGTTGCGTGCAAATCCCAAAAATACTATTGTTATAGAAGATTCAGTTCACGGCGTACATGCGGCTACTGCTGCAGGTATGCGTGTTATCGGCTTTACTGGAGGATCACATAGCTACCCTGGTCACTCTAGTGCACTTGCAGAAGCTGGAGCTGAAACAGTTATCGCCAAACATGATTATTTACTAGAAGTTTTAGAGGCAATGGCAGTATGGCAAGAACTATCATGA